One stretch of Timaviella obliquedivisa GSE-PSE-MK23-08B DNA includes these proteins:
- a CDS encoding IS630 family transposase, which produces MPVPKFLSPLQQENLQNALRESEDAHQRQRILMLLLRNDGKTYEEIVDFIGCSYRSVAHWCVCGNPDDLESFKDQRSKGNYRKATDAYIEQLLVVVEQSPSELGYEFGRWSTARLALHLEKETQIKLSSVQVGRILRQKKYGYLWAKYSLEEKQDPEKRRTFKAQLEAELAATESSSEQLQVWFWDESGFSLRVIRRKQWGKQGKRKQLPGKRSRGRVNVMGGLRYHDRHQQCYFIEQGNGDSFYENMFKLNQFVKQEWIGKGNVEIEFEQSEMRVVIILDNASYHKKQEVMARLSEECPNLELWFLPPYSPDYNLIELVWHFCKEFIAHRLFQSVEELRELLDRLLNQGELKIKWQRKVKNKGNGLLAS; this is translated from the coding sequence ATGCCAGTTCCTAAATTTCTCAGTCCGCTCCAACAAGAAAACCTCCAAAATGCTCTTCGAGAGAGCGAGGATGCTCATCAACGACAGCGGATTTTGATGTTGCTGCTGAGAAATGATGGCAAGACCTATGAAGAAATCGTGGATTTTATTGGATGTTCTTACCGCAGCGTCGCTCATTGGTGCGTTTGCGGGAATCCCGATGATTTAGAGAGCTTCAAAGACCAACGCTCAAAAGGCAATTATCGCAAGGCGACAGATGCCTATATTGAACAATTGCTGGTGGTGGTCGAGCAATCACCGAGCGAGTTAGGGTATGAATTTGGGCGCTGGTCAACGGCTCGATTAGCCTTACATTTAGAAAAGGAAACTCAAATTAAGCTCAGCAGTGTCCAAGTGGGGAGAATCTTACGCCAAAAAAAGTACGGTTACCTCTGGGCAAAGTACAGCCTAGAGGAGAAGCAAGATCCTGAGAAACGGCGAACATTTAAGGCGCAGTTAGAGGCGGAATTGGCGGCGACAGAATCGTCTTCGGAGCAACTCCAGGTCTGGTTTTGGGATGAAAGTGGATTTAGCTTGCGAGTGATTCGCCGGAAACAATGGGGAAAGCAAGGGAAACGAAAGCAACTACCTGGAAAGCGGAGTCGAGGACGAGTCAATGTGATGGGTGGACTACGCTACCATGACCGTCATCAACAATGCTATTTCATCGAGCAAGGTAACGGAGATAGTTTCTATGAGAATATGTTCAAGCTGAACCAGTTTGTCAAGCAAGAATGGATTGGGAAGGGCAATGTTGAAATCGAGTTTGAGCAAAGTGAGATGCGAGTTGTAATCATTCTAGACAATGCAAGTTACCACAAAAAGCAGGAAGTGATGGCTCGGCTATCTGAGGAATGCCCCAATCTAGAATTGTGGTTTTTGCCCCCTTACAGCCCAGATTACAACCTGATTGAGTTGGTCTGGCACTTTTGTAAGGAGTTTATCGCGCATCGATTATTCCAATCGGTGGAAGAATTGAGAGAGCTACTGGATCGACTCCTGAATCAAGGAGAACTAAAGATTAAGTGGCAACGAAAAGTGAAGAACAAAGGAAATGGGCTACTTGCAAGTTAA
- a CDS encoding beta-lactamase family protein, protein MKPCTNQVLVQVVISAIALLSCFLVGVMAFYPTSAIAQPQNIIPFPTSPPEPPVDPSETQPNPGLNDPQELEAFLDSFLPQEMEQEHALGGVVSAVKDSKLFFVKGYGFADPDQKIPIDGDRTLFRVASISKLFTHTAIMQFYERGLLDLKADINSYLQAFKIQSFYKEPIDAANLMTQTEGTSQRLLGILAPTATEMTPLEQLYPRSYASVHLASRRDL, encoded by the coding sequence ATGAAACCCTGCACTAATCAAGTATTGGTTCAGGTCGTCATTAGCGCGATCGCGTTGCTGTCATGCTTTTTAGTGGGTGTGATGGCTTTCTATCCAACTAGTGCAATTGCGCAGCCCCAAAACATTATTCCCTTTCCAACATCCCCTCCTGAGCCTCCAGTCGATCCTAGCGAAACTCAACCCAATCCAGGACTTAATGATCCACAGGAATTAGAAGCATTTCTCGATTCATTTTTGCCTCAAGAGATGGAACAGGAGCACGCTTTAGGGGGTGTAGTTTCGGCTGTTAAGGATAGTAAACTCTTTTTTGTCAAAGGGTATGGCTTCGCTGATCCAGACCAGAAAATACCTATAGATGGCGATCGCACTTTATTTCGGGTTGCCTCTATTTCCAAATTATTTACTCATACAGCGATCATGCAGTTCTATGAACGGGGATTGCTAGATCTTAAAGCTGATATTAATTCATATCTACAAGCATTCAAAATCCAGAGTTTCTATAAGGAACCAATTGATGCTGCCAATTTAATGACTCAAACCGAGGGCACGAGTCAGCGCTTGCTTGGCATTCTTGCTCCTACTGCCACAGAGATGACTCCCTTAGAACAATTATATCCCCGATCGTATGCCTCCGTTCACCTTGCCTCCAGGAGAGATTTATAG
- a CDS encoding metallophosphoesterase, translating into MSHLWKRIKYLVLGVGSCLLVLLAWGLIEPYLLDRNVVVAEIPALPQSWQGNQIAVVSDFQVGMWMANISTIEKSIARIVADRPAAALIAGDFVYKPGKNLTPELNQIIELVRPLTAAQIPTYAVLGNHDYEMTKLADPDAAAIQRAEQIQQALEAIGIPVLKNEAVILPQTGQSSENESLYLVGIGAYFPKQSEPLKAIAQVPNNAARFVLMHNPASFGALPANTAPVAVAGHTHGGQVRIPFMPEWSWMTFVEDKSSWSWLSEIKGDTVRVSGWIPGYGNPENRLYINRGIGFSHLPIRFNCSPELTVFTLQAKS; encoded by the coding sequence ATGAGTCATTTATGGAAACGAATTAAATATTTAGTGTTAGGTGTAGGAAGTTGCTTACTTGTGCTGCTAGCTTGGGGCTTGATCGAGCCTTATCTTCTCGATCGCAATGTTGTAGTTGCTGAAATTCCTGCTCTGCCCCAATCTTGGCAAGGAAACCAAATTGCTGTAGTGTCAGATTTCCAAGTCGGAATGTGGATGGCAAATATTAGCACCATTGAAAAGTCGATCGCTCGAATTGTTGCCGATCGCCCTGCTGCTGCGTTAATCGCGGGAGATTTTGTTTACAAGCCAGGAAAAAATTTAACACCGGAGCTTAATCAAATTATTGAATTGGTGCGCCCATTGACTGCTGCACAAATTCCTACCTACGCGGTATTGGGAAATCATGATTATGAAATGACAAAACTTGCTGATCCTGATGCAGCCGCTATCCAACGAGCCGAGCAAATTCAGCAAGCATTAGAAGCGATCGGTATTCCTGTATTGAAAAATGAGGCGGTTATTCTGCCACAGACGGGGCAATCTTCTGAAAATGAGAGCCTTTACCTAGTGGGCATTGGAGCTTATTTTCCTAAACAATCCGAGCCACTTAAGGCGATCGCTCAGGTTCCCAATAATGCTGCCCGCTTCGTTTTGATGCACAATCCCGCTTCCTTTGGTGCCCTTCCTGCAAACACAGCCCCAGTTGCAGTGGCAGGGCATACTCATGGCGGACAGGTTCGTATTCCCTTTATGCCAGAGTGGTCATGGATGACGTTTGTGGAGGATAAATCAAGCTGGTCATGGCTCTCCGAAATCAAAGGTGATACCGTACGGGTATCCGGTTGGATTCCGGGCTACGGCAATCCTGAAAATCGATTGTATATCAATCGTGGCATTGGTTTTAGTCATCTCCCCATTCGCTTTAACTGCTCTCCCGAACTAACTGTGTTTACACTGCAAGCAAAATCGTAG
- a CDS encoding Nramp family divalent metal transporter, giving the protein MNYQPQVQTSSQLSYLDSQNQQIPPPPHGTEQLNWLGPGFIWMLSAAGSGELLFTPRIAALYGYTLLWALLAAVILKWFINREVGRFTVCTGATILEGFKQLPGFKNWAVWLILVPQFAVAISTVAGLAGAAATALILVIGGTVQLWTIIIILVTAAIVFLGQYHVVEKISSLIGIARTLAIVIAALLVFPNVRELASGLIPQIPPNAQYQEVLPWLGFMLAGAAGMMWYSYWVEARGYGATALQQEEPLDVKQLDSEQQQRLQGWVKLMTFSNTLAVIGALLAALAFLILGAQLLRPEGIVPEENQVAETLGTLLGNIWGPFGFWFMIAIVFITFCSTTLSVQDGFGRMFADGTRILLQEFGIREGQWTNEKFLRKFYIVFLLAVLPIAVYLFFGTPVALLQTAGAIEAAHIPVVAGLTLFLNYRMLPKKLRPTGFSFWGTLLAGLFFAVFAFIYLLQLTGVLRGSGGG; this is encoded by the coding sequence ATGAACTATCAGCCTCAAGTTCAGACTTCATCTCAATTATCCTATCTAGATTCGCAGAATCAACAAATTCCCCCACCGCCACACGGGACAGAGCAATTAAATTGGCTGGGACCAGGCTTTATCTGGATGCTGTCTGCGGCAGGTTCTGGAGAACTCTTATTTACGCCGCGAATTGCTGCCCTTTATGGATATACTCTGCTATGGGCACTACTTGCAGCCGTTATTTTGAAATGGTTTATTAACCGCGAGGTTGGACGCTTTACCGTTTGCACAGGAGCAACAATTTTAGAAGGATTTAAACAACTACCTGGCTTTAAAAATTGGGCAGTTTGGCTAATTCTTGTTCCTCAGTTTGCTGTGGCAATTTCGACGGTTGCAGGGCTGGCAGGAGCAGCAGCAACAGCTTTAATTTTAGTGATAGGTGGAACTGTTCAACTCTGGACAATCATTATTATTTTAGTGACAGCGGCGATCGTGTTTTTGGGGCAGTACCATGTTGTCGAAAAGATTTCCTCACTGATAGGAATTGCCCGTACCCTTGCCATTGTTATCGCTGCACTCTTAGTCTTCCCTAATGTCCGAGAGTTAGCTTCTGGTCTAATACCACAGATTCCTCCGAATGCGCAGTACCAAGAAGTTTTGCCTTGGTTGGGGTTTATGTTAGCAGGTGCGGCTGGAATGATGTGGTACTCCTACTGGGTAGAGGCGCGGGGGTATGGAGCAACGGCGCTTCAGCAAGAAGAACCTCTTGATGTCAAACAGCTTGATTCGGAACAGCAGCAGCGATTGCAAGGCTGGGTTAAGTTAATGACTTTCTCCAATACGTTAGCGGTGATTGGAGCATTGCTGGCAGCATTGGCATTTTTAATTTTAGGTGCCCAGTTGTTGCGCCCGGAGGGAATAGTTCCTGAAGAAAATCAGGTAGCAGAAACATTAGGAACTTTGCTTGGAAACATCTGGGGTCCGTTTGGTTTTTGGTTCATGATTGCGATCGTATTTATTACTTTTTGTAGTACGACATTATCGGTGCAGGATGGCTTTGGACGGATGTTTGCTGATGGTACGCGAATTCTCCTGCAAGAGTTTGGCATCCGTGAGGGTCAGTGGACGAATGAGAAGTTTCTGCGGAAGTTTTACATTGTATTCTTGTTAGCGGTTTTACCGATCGCAGTTTATCTTTTTTTTGGTACACCTGTTGCTTTATTGCAGACTGCCGGGGCGATCGAAGCGGCACACATTCCCGTCGTGGCTGGACTGACGCTTTTCCTTAATTACCGGATGTTGCCAAAGAAACTGCGTCCTACAGGATTTTCTTTCTGGGGAACGTTGCTTGCAGGCTTATTCTTTGCTGTATTTGCATTTATTTATTTGTTGCAATTAACAGGAGTTCTAAGAGGTTCTGGAGGCGGCTGA
- a CDS encoding PRC-barrel domain-containing protein — MALMKMNDYYPDHTKDLFDGHDITSFSVYVNDTNDDDRDKVGSVKGMLVDEEDGQFRYFIIDTGFWVFGKDILLPVGLARLNYDQKRLYVSGLTKEQVEKLPEFSDDLKIDNDYEERVRSSYRPLVPPSVVSQGLISVPYSYQQEPYLYALNDPRFRSYEQRMRDRRSA, encoded by the coding sequence ATGGCACTAATGAAAATGAATGACTACTATCCTGACCATACGAAAGACTTATTTGATGGACACGACATCACCAGTTTTTCAGTGTATGTGAACGATACAAATGACGATGATCGGGATAAAGTAGGCTCAGTCAAGGGTATGCTAGTCGATGAAGAAGATGGACAATTCCGTTATTTCATTATCGATACCGGGTTCTGGGTATTTGGGAAGGACATCTTGCTCCCTGTAGGCTTAGCGCGCCTAAACTATGATCAGAAAAGGCTTTATGTTTCTGGTTTGACTAAAGAGCAAGTGGAAAAATTGCCTGAGTTCAGTGATGACCTGAAGATTGATAATGATTATGAGGAGAGGGTTCGGTCATCCTACCGCCCTCTAGTTCCGCCCTCAGTTGTTTCTCAAGGTTTAATTAGTGTACCCTACAGCTATCAGCAAGAACCTTACCTCTACGCTCTCAATGATCCTAGGTTCCGTTCCTATGAGCAGCGGATGCGCGATCGCCGATCTGCATGA
- a CDS encoding cytochrome P450, with product MREIPTERTIDSTVFLLSEGYRFISNRCERYQTNIFQTRILLKKTICFRGEAAAKVFYDTEKFFRENAMPKRVQKTLVGEGGVQGLDGETHRQRKQIFMSLMAPEHRAQLAELTRQEWHKAAQEWEQRDRVVLFDAANEVFCRAVCAWSGVPLLEAEVKQRTQDLAAMIDGAGGIALRYLQGRRGREQSEKWIGGIIKKIRAHELEVPEDSAAYAFASHRTPEGNLLDLHGAVVDLINIIRPVVAIARYVTFAALALHEYPECRQKLKDEADYRELFTQEVRRFYPFFPAIVARTRHAFNWQEYYFPEKVQVLLDLYGTNHDPALWENPEEFRPERFRQWNDSSFNFIPQGGGDYYTSHRCAGEWITIELMKTALDFLVNSVHYNVPEQNLEVSLSRMPTMPKSRFIMSNVKRS from the coding sequence ATGCGCGAAATTCCTACCGAGCGGACTATCGACAGTACAGTATTTCTGCTATCTGAGGGCTATCGATTCATCTCAAATCGATGTGAGCGATATCAGACTAATATTTTTCAAACGCGGATTTTGTTGAAGAAAACGATCTGTTTTAGGGGAGAAGCGGCAGCAAAAGTTTTTTACGACACCGAAAAATTTTTTCGTGAGAATGCTATGCCTAAACGAGTTCAAAAAACGCTAGTAGGCGAAGGTGGCGTACAAGGTTTGGATGGTGAAACCCACCGACAACGCAAACAAATCTTTATGTCATTGATGGCACCAGAACACAGGGCGCAGCTTGCTGAATTGACGCGCCAGGAGTGGCATAAAGCAGCCCAAGAATGGGAACAGCGCGATCGCGTGGTGCTTTTTGACGCAGCCAATGAGGTTTTTTGTCGGGCAGTGTGTGCTTGGTCAGGAGTGCCCTTGTTAGAGGCAGAAGTTAAGCAACGAACTCAAGATCTGGCTGCAATGATTGATGGGGCAGGCGGCATTGCTTTGAGGTATTTGCAGGGTAGACGAGGACGGGAGCAATCTGAAAAATGGATTGGGGGAATTATCAAGAAAATTCGGGCGCACGAGTTAGAAGTACCTGAAGATAGTGCTGCCTATGCGTTTGCTTCGCATCGGACACCAGAAGGCAACTTATTAGACCTGCATGGGGCTGTCGTAGATCTAATTAATATAATCCGCCCCGTTGTAGCGATCGCCCGATATGTTACGTTTGCAGCCTTAGCCTTACATGAATACCCAGAGTGTCGTCAGAAACTAAAAGATGAAGCCGACTATCGAGAGCTATTTACCCAAGAAGTCCGTCGCTTTTATCCATTTTTTCCCGCTATAGTAGCTCGCACACGCCATGCCTTTAATTGGCAGGAGTACTATTTTCCTGAAAAAGTTCAGGTATTGCTCGATTTGTATGGCACCAACCACGATCCTGCTCTATGGGAAAACCCAGAGGAATTTCGACCAGAGCGCTTTCGGCAGTGGAACGATAGCAGCTTTAATTTTATTCCACAAGGAGGAGGTGATTACTATACTAGCCATCGCTGTGCTGGAGAATGGATTACGATTGAGCTGATGAAAACGGCATTAGATTTCTTAGTTAATTCAGTTCACTATAACGTACCTGAACAAAATCTAGAAGTTAGCTTGTCGAGAATGCCAACCATGCCCAAAAGTCGCTTTATTATGAGCAATGTAAAACGCAGTTAG